A genomic window from Yarrowia lipolytica chromosome 1D, complete sequence includes:
- a CDS encoding uncharacterized protein (Compare to YALI0D05357g, similar to Saccharomyces cerevisiae YOR093C; ancestral locus Anc_2.191, similar to uniprot|Q9C3Z2 Cochliobolus heterostrophus Peptide synthetase-like protein), translated as METPNLSIPEGISDELRVPLEKLIHDFKEGDITAKGYQKRREQLIAVYIQRHQHSRSSDRVDDSPASSRPASHHIYSLSKDLGSASSPSSFDVAHESVGEEEEALLMPLEPREIPDTMRDPHNTAVAMAKFDNLPSILRHRAKTNAAHTAIITLDDAKGKDVNVITWEKLASKAERVAQMIRDKSNLYRADRVALLYQDSEVVEFAVAILGCFLAGVVAVPINPFYHFKDTTYVMHTTQIHLALTTEVTYKIVHKHMVQDRQQWPKGVEWWKTNEFGSYQKPSKHAEMPALQVPDLAYIEFSRSPTGDLRGVVMSHRTIIHQMTCLTAMLKSRDKFVQPDNRYQRGDVILSSLDSRQSIGLIMGVLLTVYTGSTLVWIPHSALAVPGLYANAISRHKVTILLSDYPALKQVAYNYQSFPQLTRAYSKKQQVNLASVKWCLIDAATVDTEFNEILADRWLRPLGNKHAYEAIAPLLTLTEHGGMVISMRDWLGGQEKLGKGSTLSLDDDGEDDGPYELSKILLDKPSLTTNNIRLIPPVRGGEDSLKHIRVGAFGYPLPDSTLAIVNPETRKLLPKMVVGEIWIDSPCLSGGFWGMGPETDMVFHARCYGNSGMLDLEFLRTGLLGFIYGGKVYVLGLYEDRLRQRYDPADEDADATAGAGSSGASTKQQSLVVAPPYRYHYTSHLVYSLVRKVPNVFDCSAFDIYLNEEHLPVAILESTLAEQTPINPGGPARQLNYEALDDLARGCIAVLQESHKVRVFCVLITAPHTLPRTMKNGRSEIGNMLCKRRFSQGLLPAVYCKFGIIQALKTIPCGQDPEGGIWSSAISHIRSDYLGMADKQYSGIELRDVVRDDRTSTPLSAFGSLVEILQWRVAHQADELAYSTIQQSGKEGKALSWKKFDQRVSTVCHYLKNKVGLKQGDHALLLYTHSEDFVVAVYACMALGIVAVPLPPLDSGRLHEDIPAYCGVISEYKIKAILVNSETETSMKAKLISQQSKQIAAQLKVVLPKKYNTSKPKLAHSGTRDLRYIVKPEDTNRPAVVWLTWSAEHRRSGVMLTHRTLMGMCKVQKETCQMASTKPVVGCVRSTSGIGFLHTCALGVYLGASTYLVSPIDYTVNPLTLFLAYSRYKVKDVYSTPQMLDYACATLKPKGFSLAETLNLMIAYDGRPRVDLAKNLRMLFLSTQLSNTAISSLYCHTLNPMVASRSYMGLEPIDLWLDPIALRQGYISVVNPENYPNALHVHDSGMVPVGTRIAIVNPETRQLCKVGEFGEIWVWSEGNVQQAYPARDEFDRARFQGKLDDDSNEAQAITRQGDYVRTGDLGFLHTVSRSLASGGHATEMQTLFVLGSLGATFESLGLSHFPQDVENTIEGSHRHLCSNGSVVFQAADHVIAVCEVTTDKFLASLVPVIASTVLDEHQLIINVVAFIPIKSMPKSRLGEKQRGKVLSQFVSKKLKTLQIFGVCEGQSTVLKFMKKK; from the exons ATGGAGACCCCAAACCTGTCGATTCCAGAGGGGATCAGCGACGAGCTGCGGGTGCCGCTCGAAAAGCTGATCCACGACTTCAAG GAAGGAGACATCACCGCTAAGGGGTATCAGAAGCGCCGAGAACAATTGATAGCCGTGTACATTCAACGCCACCAACACTCGCGGAGCTCGGACCGGGTCGACGACTCGCCTGCCTCCTCTCGCCCGGCCTCACATCACATTTACTCGCTGTCAAAAGACCTCGGATCGGCCTCATCTCCCTCGTCCTTCGACGTGGCCCACGAGTCCGTGggcgaggaggaagaggcgCTGCTGATGCCGCTGGAGCCGCGGGAGATACCGGATACGATGCGCGACCCTCACAACACCGCCGTCGCCATGGCCAAATTCGACAATCTGCCGTCAATTCTGCGGCACAGAGCAAAGACGAACGCAGCCCACACTGCCATCATCACGTTGGACGACgccaagggcaaggacgTGAACGTAATCACGTGGGAAAAGCTCGCCTCGAAGGCCGAACGGGTGGCCCAGATGATCAGAGACAAGTCGAACCTGTACCGAGCCGACCGCGTGGCTCTGCTGTACCAGGACtcagaggtggtggagtttgCGGTGGCGATTCTGGGCTGCTTCCTCGCCGGCGTCGTGGCCGTGCCCATCAACCCGTTCTACCACTTCAAGGACACCACCTACGTCATGCACACGACCCAGATCCATCTGGCGCTGACCACCGAAGTGACGTACAAGATTGTGCACAAACACATGGTCCAGGACCGCCAGCAGTGGCCCAAGGGCGTTGAGTGGTGGAAAACAAACGAATTTGGAAGTTATCAGAAGCCCAGCAAGCACGCGGAGATGCCTGCTCTGCAGGTGCCCGATCTTGCGTACATTGAGTTCTCCAGATCGCCCACTGGAGACCTGCGAGGCGTGGTCATGTCGCACAGAACTATCATTCACCAAATGACGTGTCTGACTGCCATGCTCAAGTCCCGAGACAAGTTTGTGCAGCCCGATAACCGGTACCAGCGAGGAGACGTGATACTGTCGTCCTTAGACTCCCGACAGTCCATCGGTCTGATCATGGGTGTTCTTCTAACCGTTTACACAGGCTCTACGCTTGTTTGGATCCCGCATTCTGCACTTGCCGTGCCTGGTTTGTATGCCAATGCCATTTCTCGACATAAAGTAACCATCCTGCTGTCTGACTACCCGGCTCTCAAACAGGTGGCGTACAACTACCAGTCGTTCCCTCAGCTGACCCGAGCGTACTCAAAAAAGCAGCAGGTCAATTTGGCGTCGGTAAAATGGTGTTTGATTGACGCAGCTACTGTCGATACAGAGTTCAACGAGATTCTGGCTGACCGATGGCTGCGGCCACTGGGCAACAAGCATGCGTACGAAGCCATTGCGCCTCTTCTAACACTCACTGAGCATGGTGGTATGGTCATCTCGATGCGAGACTGGCTAGGGGGCCAGGAAAAGCTTGGTAAGGGCTCTACACTTAGCCTGGATGATGACGGCGAAGACGATGGGCCCTATGAACTATCAAAGATCCTGCTCGATAAACCGTCACTCACTACCAACAACATTCGTCTGATTCCTCCTGTTCGTGGAGGAGAGGATTCGCTCAAGCATATCCGTGTCGGAGCGTTTGGATACCCTTTGCCCGACTCGACTTTGGCGATTGTGAATCCTGAAACACGAAAGCTTCTGCCCAAGATGGTGGTTGGCGAGATTTGGATCGATTCGCCCTGTTTGAGTGGTGGATTCTGGGGTATGGGTCCGGAAACAGATATGGTGTTCCATGCGCGTTGTTACGGCAACAGCGGAATGCTGGATCTCGAGTTTCTGAGAACCGGACTGCTTGGATTCATCTACGGCGGAAAAGTCTATGTTTTGGGACTTTATGAGGACCGGCTTCGTCAACGTTATGATCCTGCCGATGAAGATGCGGACGCGACGGCAGGGGCAGGAAGCAGTGGGGCATCTACCAAGCAGCAGTCTCTCGTGGTTGCTCCACCCTACAGATACCACTACACTTCGCACCTGGTATATTCTTTGGTTCGAAAGGTGCCCAACGTGTTTGATTGCTCTGCGTTTGACATTTATCTTAACGAAGAGCATCTTCCCGTGGCCATTTTGGAGTCTACTCTTGCTGAACAGACGCCGATCAACCCTGGAGGCCCCGCTCGTCAGCTCAACTATGAGGCACTGGATGATCTTGCTCGAGGCTGTATTGCTGTATTGCAGGAGTCGCACAAGGTGCGTGTTTTCTGCGTTCTGATTACAGCCCCTCATACCCTTCCTCGAACCATGAAGAACGGTCGTTCTGAGATTGGAAACATGCTGTGTAAGCGGCGGTTCTCACAGGGTCTGTTGCCAGCAGTCTACTGCAAGTTTGGTATCATCCAGGCCCTCAAAACTATTCCTTGTGGTCAGGATCCTGAGGGAGGTATCTGGAGCTCTGCCATCAGTCACATTCGGTCCGACTACCTCGGTATGGCCGACAAGCAGTACTCCGGCATCGAGCTTCGAGATGTTGTTCGGGATGACCGGACCTCAACGCCTCTGTCTGCGTTTGGATCGCTAGTCGAAATCCTGCAATGGCGAGTGGCTCACCAGGCCGACGAACTGGCATACAGCACCATTCAGCAAAGTGGTAAGGAGGGTAAGGCCCTGAGTTGGAAAAAGTTTGACCAACGGGTGAGTACCGTGTGTCATTATCTCAAAAACAAGGTGGGTCTCAAGCAGGGTGATCATGCGCTGTTATTGTACACACACTCGGAAGACTTCGTTGTGGCTGTGTATGCGTGCATGGCTCTGGGCATTGTGGCTGTCCCCTTGCCTCCTCTAGACTCTGGACGACTACATGAGGATATCCCTGCCTATTGTGGCGTGATTTCCGAGTATAAGATCAAGGCGATTCTGGTCAACTCAGAGACGGAGACGTCGATGAAAGCCAAGCTGATCAGCCAGCAGAGCAAGCAGATTGCAGCCCAGCTCAAGGTCGTGTTACCCAAGAAGTACAACACTAGCAAGCCCAAGTTGGCACACTCGGGCACGCGCGATCTTCGGTACATTGTCAAGCCCGAAGACACGAACCGGCCTGCGGTGGTGTGGTTGACGTGGTCAGCCGAACATCGACGGTCAGGCGTCATGTTGACCCATAGGACACTTATGGGGATGTGTAAGGTGCAGAAGGAAACGTGTCAGATGGCATCCACCAAACCAGTGGTAGGATGTGTGCGATCCACTTCCGGCATCGGTTTCCTTCACACCTGTGCTCTGGGAGTCTATCTGGGAGCATCCACCTATTTGGTGTCTCCTATTGACTACACCGTCAACCCTTTGACTCTGTTCCTTGCCTATTCTCGgtacaaggtcaaggacgtATATTCCACTCCTCAGATGTTGGACTATGCCTGTGCTACGTTGAAGCCCAAGGGATTTTCTCTTGCCGAAACTCTCAACTTGATGATTGCGTATGACGGACGTCCTCGAGTTGATTTGGCCAAGAACCTGAGAATGCTATTCCTCTCCACTCAGCTTTCTAACACTGCCATCTCCTCCCTTTACTGCCATACTCTCAATCCCATGGTTGCCTCTCGGTCCTACATGGGTCTTGAGCCGATTGACCTCTGGCTGGATCCCATTGCCCTTCGACAAGGATACATTTCGGTCGTCAATCCCGAGAACTACCCCAATGCTCTCCATGTCCATGACTCCGGAATGGTCCCCGTTGGCACGCGAATCGCCATTGTCAACCCCGAGACTCGTCAGTTGTGCAAGGTCGGCGAGTTTGGCGAGATCTGGGTGTGGTCCGAGGGCAACGTTCAACAGGCGTATCCTGCCCGGGACGAGTTTGACCGTGCACGGTTCCAGGGCAAGCTGGATGACGATAGTAACGAGGCCCAAGCCATAACTCGTCAGGGCGACTACGTGCGAACTGGCGATCTTGGTTTCCTTCATACTGTGTCTCGATCGCTTGCGTCTGGAGGCCATGCTACAGAGATGCAGACCCTGTTTGTACTGGGTTCTCTGGGTGCTACCTTTGAGTCCCTTGGTCTGTCTCATTTCCCTCAAGACGTGGAGAACACCATTGAGGGCTCCCATCGACACCTGTGCTCAAATGGTTCCGTGGTGTTCCAGGCCGCGGACCATGTGATTGCTGTGTGCGAGGTGACCACAGACAAGTTTCTAGCGTCCCTGGTGCCCGTGATCGCGTCCACGGTGCTGGACGAACACCAGCTCATCATTAACGTGGTGGCCTTCATTCCGATCAAGTCCATGCCCAAGAGCAGGTTGGGCGAAAAGCAACGGGGCAAGGTGCTTTCGCAGTTTGTTTCCAAAAAGCTCAAGACGCTGCAGATTTTCGGCGTCTGCGAGGGCCAGTCTACTGTGCTCAAGttcatgaagaagaagtga